A segment of the Longimicrobiales bacterium genome:
AGACTGGCAGTACTCGTTGAGCACCGAGCTCTCGGGTTCCGCACCCATGATGACGCCGCCCACTTCGTGGATGATCACACCCGGAGCGGCGATGGCGTCCGCTCCGTCCTCCTGAACCGTGCCCGTCACGTTGCCACCCATCGACTCGATGATGTCTGCGAAGGTGCGCTGCATGTGACGCGCCTGGTTCAGTTCGTGATCCGACCACTTCCAGTGGAATTGCAGTGTTGGAATGCCCCACTGGTCCACCGTCCCGCTCGGGTCGATCTCGGCGTAACAATCCTCGTTCGGGATCATCTCGCCGCGGCCGGCGAAGTACATAAAGGAGCCGTAGTAGCGACGGCAATCCTCCTTGAACTGCGTCCCGTACGAGCCGTCCGTGAAGTCCGCGAGGCCGCCCATGAAGCCGAACCCAGGAGCGCCGCGTCCACCACCGAATTCGATGTGATAGCCACGGGCGAAATCCAACTCCCCTCGGTCCTGCTGCTGATAGAGCCACCAAGGCATATACAGATGCATGGCTGATGCACCGTCGTTGTTGTGCGGTGGCATGTTCTCGAGCGCCGGGATCTGTCCACCCAGGCCGGCCCCGACGGTGTCCATGATGTACTTCCCGACGTTGCCGCTGCCGTTGCCGATACCGTCTGGGAACTGACTGCTCTTCGAATTGAGCAGGATACGCGCGGACTCACAAGCACTGGCCGCCACAATCACGACCCGCGCGCTCGCATGCTCTTCTAATCGCGTCGTTTTATCGATGTAGTGCACGCCGGTCGCCTTGCCCTGCGCGTTTACAGTGACCTCACGAACCATCGCGTCTGTGATGATGTCGAGATTCCCAGTCGCGAGCGCCGGAGGCAGCAGCACCGTGGGCGACTGAAAGTTCGCCTTGATGGAGCAGCCGCGTCCGCACGGCGTTGCGAAGAAGCAGGCGGCACGTGACCGCATGGAGTCAGCCGTGACACGTTGGGCCAACTGGTTGTTGGGCCACAGGATCTGGGACAACCTGTCCGCGTCTTGGCGTTCGGTGAGAATCGCGAGATGCGCGGGGATGACGGGGATGTCGAGGTCCTGACAATGATGCTGCGTGAGCATTTCGTTCGCGCGTGCCGCAGGTGCCGGCTGAAGCACGCCAGGCGAAGAGCTCGGCGTGTTCTCTAAGCCCTCGTTGGAGCCATAGACACCAATCAGCATCTCAGTTTTGTCGTAGTAAGGCTCAACGTCCTGGTACGACATGGGCCAATCGAAGCCGAGTCCGTCACGCTGGCGGGGCTTGTAGTCGTATTCACCCATGCGCAGGGAGATGCGGCCCCAGTGGTTGGTACGACCACCCAACATGCGTGCGCGCCACCACTGGAAATCCGTCCCTTCCGCGCTGGAGTAGGGTTCGCCCGGCACCTCCCACCCGCCGTCCACGGTTGCGTCATAGAAGCCGAAGGGCTTCTCCGGGGTGCCAGCGCCGCGCATGGGAGCATCCTTCGGC
Coding sequences within it:
- a CDS encoding GMC family oxidoreductase — protein: MRKKAQQDYDVIIVGSGAAGGMCAYVLACSGVKVLMLEAGRDYDPVTETPMFQMPKDAPMRGAGTPEKPFGFYDATVDGGWEVPGEPYSSAEGTDFQWWRARMLGGRTNHWGRISLRMGEYDYKPRQRDGLGFDWPMSYQDVEPYYDKTEMLIGVYGSNEGLENTPSSSPGVLQPAPAARANEMLTQHHCQDLDIPVIPAHLAILTERQDADRLSQILWPNNQLAQRVTADSMRSRAACFFATPCGRGCSIKANFQSPTVLLPPALATGNLDIITDAMVREVTVNAQGKATGVHYIDKTTRLEEHASARVVIVAASACESARILLNSKSSQFPDGIGNGSGNVGKYIMDTVGAGLGGQIPALENMPPHNNDGASAMHLYMPWWLYQQQDRGELDFARGYHIEFGGGRGAPGFGFMGGLADFTDGSYGTQFKEDCRRYYGSFMYFAGRGEMIPNEDCYAEIDPSGTVDQWGIPTLQFHWKWSDHELNQARHMQRTFADIIESMGGNVTGTVQEDGADAIAAPGVIIHEVGGVIMGAEPESSVLNEYCQSWEVDNLFVTDGGAFVSNADKNPTLSIMAIAWRASDYIVEQLASRSL